The proteins below come from a single Miscanthus floridulus cultivar M001 chromosome 1, ASM1932011v1, whole genome shotgun sequence genomic window:
- the LOC136491412 gene encoding peroxidase A2-like, giving the protein MAASSSPHRAATTVLAGVLLVAAAALCSRGAMAQLTADYYHCTCPDAYDIVKKVLIEAHKSDVRIYASLTRLHFHDCFVQGCDGSLLLDALPGVANSTEKLAPANNNSARGFPVVDKAKAALEHACPGVVSCADILALAAEISVELSGGPKWSVLLGRLDSKKADFKGALNLPSPFDNLTVLEQKFKDVGLHNVDLVALSGAHTFGRVQCQFVTSRLYNFSGTNRPDPTLNGSYRAFLSQRCPQNGNPSALNDLDPTTPNLFDNHYYTNLEVNRGFLNSDQELKSSPQAQGITAPIVDQFATSQDAFFRNFAQSMINMGNIQPLTDRSKGEVRRNCRVAN; this is encoded by the exons ATGGCTGCTTCCTCTAGTCCACATCGTGCGGCGACCACCGTCCTCGCCGGCGTGCTGCTGGTGGCGGCGGCCGCCCTGTGCTCCCGCGGCGCCATGGCGCAGCTGACAGCAGACTACTACCACTGCACATGCCCTGACGCCTACGACATCGTGAAGAAGGTGCTCATCGAGGCGCACAAGTCCGACGTGCGCATCTACGCCAGCCTCACCCGCCTCCAtttccacgactgcttcgtccAG GGCTGCGACGGCTCGCTGCTGCTGGACGCCTTGCCGGGGGTGGCCAACTCTACCGAGAAGCTGGCGCCGGCCAACAACAACTCGGCGCGGGGGTTcccggtggtggacaaagccaagGCGGCGCTGGAGCACGCCTGCCCCGGCGTCGTCTCCTGCGCCGACATCCTCGCCCTCGCCGCAGAGATCTCCGTGGAGCTG TCCGGAGGCCCAAAGTGGAGCGTGCTTCTTGGGAGGCTAGACAGCAAGAAGGCTGACTTCAAGGGCGCACTAAACCTGCCGTCGCCCTTCGACAACCTCACCGTGCTGGAGCAGAAGTTCAAGGACGTCGGCCTTCACAACGTCGACCTCGTCGCCCTCTCAG GGGCTCACACATTTGGCCGGGTTCAGTGCCAGTTCGTCACGAGCCGGCTGTACAACTTCAGCGGCACCAACCGACCGGACCCCACACTCAACGGCAGCTACCGGGCGTTCCTGTCCCAGAGGTGCCCGCAGAACGGCAACCCTTCAGCCCTGAACGACCTGGATCCCACGACGCCCAACCTCTTCGACAACCACTACTACACCAACCTCGAGGTGAACCGGGGGTTCCTCAACTCCGATCAGGAGCTCAAGTCCTCGCCGCAGGCGCAGGGCATCACGGCGCCCATCGTCGACCAGTTCGCCACCAGCCAGGACGCATTCTTCAGGAATTTCGCGCAGTCCATGATCAATATGGGTAACATTCAGCCACTCACGGACCGGTCCAAGGGAGAAGTCCGCCGCAACTGCCGAGTGGCGAATTGA